In Cheilinus undulatus linkage group 14, ASM1832078v1, whole genome shotgun sequence, a genomic segment contains:
- the gnpat2 gene encoding dihydroxyacetone phosphate acyltransferase → MSYTYSDSDRGGLINEEFVDILEERRRSSDLGHALRTFSPHPYKGAPSCSTADLNKAVLESQYLRYMAKEIAKETGSSVEEVREEACTILEEMSQNLQLGFIRLMGYTLSKLSKRLFRSIFVNMEGLNRLQQAIQENPVILMPNHRSYVDFLVISYILFTYDIPVPVIAAGIRKYLLKKTMTECIENKRIVIKYHSLFLFGWTLTSLYPNCKALAGMKMVGEILRRSGAFFIRRAIGSDKLYWAVLSEYVKTIVRRGFAPVEFYVEGLRSRTLKSLTPKLGMMHMVLEPYFKGEVFDITLVPISISYDRVLEESLLANELLGVPKPKESTTGLLKATKVLQEDYGSMHVNFGHPLSVRHLCQGKINRCQYNLTPRDLPQKPSAEAQACVSWLAHLVVRIQEEGSLISPWSLMACLLLQAPSRVLIEEGLLWHELTEKTLWLRKLALDFGAHLNWPEQVSDLDVMSSSMAIHRSVVQCKAGRVYLVQEEVPARKHPVNPGEGAIRTAASMLMLASYRNQCLHVFVRPAMLATAIHITKTTQRDGLFTFFCFLQDVFSNEFIFIPGRSSQDFEEACFLLKKCAAIHVGQQEVTVSDAGQEVLSFLRSLFQPFIDSYQVVFRYLCEDGFHSLSEKQFLPAVRDLATKLIISGELHTYEALSADTQKNVLSALRRLNTVTKLRASEQNEFRVNKEAVKRTGDMLSGKIPPQAPHCTPGARL, encoded by the exons ATGAGTTACACG TATAGTGATTCAGACAGAGGCGGCCTGATAAATGAAGAGTTTGTGGATATATTAGAGGAGAGGAGACGCAGCAGTGATCTTGGCCATGCCCTCAGGACCTTCAGTCCCCACCCCTACAAAGGAGCCCCCTCCTGCTCCACGGCTGACCTCAACAAAGCTGTGCTGGAGTCCCAGTATCTACGCTACATGGCTAAGGAG ATCGCCAAAGAGACAGGGTCATCggtggaggaggtgagagaGGAGGCGTGCACAATTTTAGAAGAAATGTCTCAAAACCTGCAGCTTGGGTTCATCAGGCTGATGGGATACACACTCAGCAAATTGTCTAAGAGGCTCTTCAGGAGCATCTTCGTCAATATGGAGGGACTGAACAGG CTACAACAAGCAATTCAGGAAAATCCTGTCATCCTGATGCCCAATCACAGGAGTTATGTCGACTTCTTGGTTATCTCCTACATCCTGTTCACCTACGACATCCCTGTACCTGTAATTGCTGCAGGAATTCGCAAGTAtctattgaaaaaaacaatgacagaatgcatagaaaacaaaagaattgtaataaaataccacagtttaTTCTTATTTGGTTGGACTCTCACTTCCCTTTATCCCAACTGTAAAGCTCTTGCAGGGATGAAGATGGTAGGGGAGATACTGCGCCGCTCTGGAGCATTCTTTATCCGGCGTGCCATTGGCTCGGACAAACTGTACTGGGCAGTGCTCTCAGAATATGTTAAAACCATTGTGAGG AGAGGATTTGCTCCTGTGGAGTTTTACGTGGAGGGCTTGAGAAGTCGCACACTGAAGTCTCTGACACCTAAATTAG GTATGATGCACATGGTTTTGGAGCCCTATTTTAAAGGTGAAGTGTTTGACATAACATTGGTCCCCATCAGTATCAGCTACGACCGGGTGCTGGAAGAGTcccttcttgctaatgagttaCTGGGTGTCCCCAAACCTAAAGAAAGCACTACA gGTCTGCTCAAAGCTACCAAAGTGCTGCAGGAAGATTACGGCAGCATGCACGTGAACTTTGGCCACCCCCTGTCAGTGCGACATTTGTGTCAGGGCAAGATAAACCGCTGCCAGTACAACCTCACACCCAG AGACCTCCCTCAGAAGCCCTCAGCAGAGGCTCAGGCCTGCGTGAGCTGGCTAGCTCATCTGGTGGTACGGATCCAAGAGGAGGGCTCTCTTATCAGCCCCTGGTCTCTGATGGCCTGCCTGTTGCTTCAGGCTCCATCCAGGGTCCTAATAGAGGAGGGCCTTCTGTGGCATGAGCTCACAGAGAAAACACTCTGGCTCAGGAAGCTGGCACTGGATTTTGGGGCTCACTTGAACTGGCCTG AACAAGTCTCCGACCTAGATGTGATGTCATCCAGTATGGCCatacatcgctctgtggttcaGTGTAAAGCAGGGCGGGTCTACCTGGTTCAGGAAGAAGTTCCAGCAAGGAAACATCCGGTCAACCCAGGGGAGGGTGCGATCAGGACAGCGGCATCGATGCTGATGCTTGCCTCTTATAGAAATCagtgtctgcatgtttttgtgcGCCCTGCGATGCTCGCCACAGCAATACACATCACAAAGACCACACAAAGAG ATGGGCTCTTCACCTTCTTCTGCTTCCTACAGGACGTCTTCTCCAACGAGTTCATCTTCATTCCTGGAAGGTCATCTCAG GACTTTGAGGAAGCATGTTTTCTCTTGAAGAAATGTGCAGCAATCCATGTCGGTCAGCAGGAAGTGACAGTGTCAGACGCTGGGCAAGAGGTGCTCTCCTTCCTGCGATCTCTGTTTCAACCCTTCATAGACTCTTATCAG GTGGTCTTCAGGTACCTCTGTGAAGATGGATTTCACTCCCTTTCTGAGAAACAGTTCCTACCTGCTGTGCGAGACTTGGCCACAAAGCTCATTATCTCAG GTGAACTTCACACCTATGAAGCCCTTTCAGCGGACACACAGAAAAACGTCTTGTCTGCCCTGAGAAGGCTGAACACTGTGACAAAGTTGAGGGC GTCCGAGCAGAATGAGTTCAGAGTAAACAAAGAAGCTGTTAAAAGAACTGGAGACATGCTCT CTGGGAAAATCCCTCCACAGGCTCCACATTGTACACCTGGCGCGAGACTTTAG
- the LOC121521499 gene encoding phosphatidate phosphatase LPIN1-like isoform X2, whose translation MNYVGQLAGQVFVQVKELYRGLNPATLSGCIDVIVVKQPDGSLHCSPFHVRFGKMGVLRSREKVVDMEINGEPVDLHMKLGDNGEAFFVQETENDQEVVPSYLATSPILSDGAILMSSSLIGKSSGPPIQTLGSTGSTGETGSGILKKRRKRRRKARADSLRREESGEYSEDDDMFTIDISSDEGTEMERTSSRDLLRDETAASSTGGSFKQSGIYTRSDGEWSPIQSPGNSRPTSPKSDSELMTKPSDTDNQNPAMHWAWGELPQAATPSFLPVKSEPPPVCPVSIPVTESTHFRVITHETSSHQCSDVSSLRLLMQEETTQQSVVTVGMESESMESQTVVTTETQVTTIGDTAACTMPDMEETMPRLLGKTDSPSKKKDKRSRHLGSDGIYLDDITDLEPEVAALYFPKSDVGAAVRSISDPGFHSTSLSPQSVSSGGDSGVDSYCDNMADLPAITISLCGGLSENREITKEQFHEKMISYQQFAENPSIIDDPNLVVKIGSKYYNWSTAAPLMLAMQAFQKPLPKAAVENIMKEKMPKKGGRWWFSWRGRNNSTKSDSVSGACGSGEQAGQMNSRLKEESSSSDEDHRTAKQNSVTSQSESVLTQGGVSYKKTLRLTSEQLLSLQLQEGPNDVVFSVTTQYQGTCRCQGTIYLWNWDDKIIISDIDGTITRSDTLGHILPTLGKDWTHQGIAHLYHKVSQNGYKFLYCSARAIGMADMTRGYLHWVNERGTMLPIGPVLLSPSSLFSALHREVIEKKPEKFKVECLTDIKNLFYPNTQPFYAAFGNRPTDVYSYKEVGVPLNRIFTVNPKGELVQEHAKTNISSYVRLGEVVDHVFPLKVRASSSDFPCSDTFSHFTYWRHQLPRVDHRGTTPPQSPSPDS comes from the exons ATGAACTACGTGGGCCAGCTGGCAGGCCAGGTGTTTGTCCAGGTGAAAGAGCTGTACAGAGGCCTCAATCCCGCCACCCTTTCAGGCTGCATCGACGTCATTGTAGTGAAACAGCCCGATGGATCCCTGCACTGCTCACCTTTCCATGTTCGCTTTGGAAAGATGGGCGTCCTCCGGTCCCGAGAGAAAGTG GTGGACATGGAGATCAACGGAGAACCTGTGGATCTACACATGAAGCTTGGGGACAATGGAGAAGCCTTCTTTGTGcaagaaacagaaaatgatCAG gaagtggtcCCCTCCTACCTGGCCACTTCTCCCATCTTATCAGATGGGGCCATCCTTATGAGCTCCTCCCTGATTGGAAAGAGCTCTGGGCCACCTATACAGACCCTGGGCTCCACAGGGAGCACTGGAGAGACTGGCAGCGGGATActgaagaagagaagaaagaggaggaggaaggctCGGGCCGACAGCTTgaggagggaggagagcggggagtaCTCGGAGGATGATGACATGTTTACCATAGATATAAGCTCAGATGAGGGGACTGAGATGGAGAG GACTTCATCTCGGGATCTCTTAAGAGATGAAACAGCAGCCAGTTCGACTGGCGGCTCCTTCAAACAGTCTGGCATCTACACTCGCTCAGATGGAGAGTGGAGTCCCATTCAGAG TCCTGGAAACTCTCGTCCCACCTCACCTAAAAGTGACTCTGAACTGATGACTAAACCATCAGACACAGACAATCAGAATCCAGCCATGCACTGGGCATGGGGAGAGCTGCCTCAGGCTGCCACG CCGTCCTTCCTCCCAGTAAAATCCGAACCTCCACCTGTGTGCCCAGTATCCATCCCGGTGACTGAAAGCACACATTTCAGAGTCATAACTCACGAGACGTCCTCACACCAGTGCTCTGATGTATCCTCGCTCAGGTTATTAATGCAGGAAGAGACCACTCAGCAGAGCGTTGTAACAGTTGGCATGGAGTCAGAGTCCATGGAGTCACAGACTGTTGTAACTACAGAGACGCAAGTTACAACGATAGGTGACACAGCGGCTTGTACGATGCCCGACATGGAGGAGACAATGCCTCGTCTGCTGGGCAAGACGGACTCTCCATCTAAGAAAAAAG ACAAGCGAAGCCGCCATCTTGGTTCAGATGGAATTTACCTGGATGACATCACAGACCTGGAGCCAGAAGTGGCAGCCCTTTATTTTCCCAAGAG TGATGTTGGTGCAGCAGTGAGGAGCATCTCAGACCCAGGCTTTCACAGCACCAGTCTGTCCCCGCAGTCCGTCAGCTCAGGAGGAGACAGCGGCGTCGACAGCTACTGTGACAACATGGCTGATCTGCCAGCCATCACAATCTCTTTGTGTGGAGGGCTCAGTGAGAACAGAGAAATCACTAAAG AGCAATTCCATGAGAAGATGATCTCCTACCAGCAATTTGCAGAAAACCCCTCCATCATTGACGACCCAAACTTGGTGGTGAAGATTGGCTCCAA ATACTATAATTGGAGCACTGCGGCTCCACTTATGCTGGCTATGCAAGCCTTCCAGAAACCTCTGCCAAAG GCTGCAGTGGAGAACATCATGAAGGAGAAGATGCCCAAAAAAGGAGGGAGGTGGTGGTTCTCCTGGAGGGGTAGAAACAACAGCACCAAATCG GATTCAGTCTCTGGTGCATGCGGCTCTGGTGAGCAGGCAGGGCAAATGAACAGCAG ACTTAAGGAAGAGTCGTCCTCCAGTGATGAAGACCACAGGACAGCCAAACAGAACTCTgtcaccagccaatcagagtctgTGCTCACACAAGGGGGCGTGTCCTATAAGAAAACACTCCGACTCACATCAGAGCAGCTG ctgTCTCTCCAGCTGCAGGAAGGCCCTAACGATGTTGTGTTTAGTGTGACCACTCAGTACCAGGGAACATGTCGCTGTCAAGGAACAATCTACCTGTGGAACTGGGATGACAAGATAATCATCTCAGACATAGATGGAACCATCACCAG GTCAGACACATTGGGCCACATCCTTCCTACACTGGGGAAAGACTGGACCCACCAAGGCATCGCACACCTCTACCACAAAGTCAGCCA AAACGGCTACAAGTTCCTGTACTGCTCAGCTCGAGCCATCGGCATGGCTGACATGACCCGAGGTTACCTTCACTGGGTCAACGAGAGGGGCACCATGCTCCCCATTGGCCCAGTCCTCCTCAGCCCCAGCAGCCTCTTCTCAGCTCTGCACAG GGAAGTGATCGAGAAGAAACCAGAGAAATTTAAGGTGGAGTGTCTCACTGATATCAAGAATCTCTTCTACCCAAACACTCAGCCATTCTATGCAGCGTTCGGCAACAGACCTACg GATGTTTATTCCTATAAAGAGGTTGGAGTGCCACTAAACAGGATTTTCACTGTGAACCCTAAAGGCGAGTTAGTGCAGGAGCATGCAAAGACAAACATTTCATC ATACGTCCGTCTGGGTGAAGTGGTGGACCACGTGTTCCCTCTGAAGGTGCGAGCCTCCTCCTCTGACTTCCCCTGCTCGGACACTTTCAGCCACTTCACCTACTGGAGGCATCAGCTCCCCCGTGTGGACCACCGTGGGACTACACCTCCACAGAGTCCCAGCCCTGACAGCTGA
- the LOC121521499 gene encoding phosphatidate phosphatase LPIN1-like isoform X1 produces the protein MIPGEDDEELDEAAEQYAADTTWSWTRQTMNYVGQLAGQVFVQVKELYRGLNPATLSGCIDVIVVKQPDGSLHCSPFHVRFGKMGVLRSREKVVDMEINGEPVDLHMKLGDNGEAFFVQETENDQEVVPSYLATSPILSDGAILMSSSLIGKSSGPPIQTLGSTGSTGETGSGILKKRRKRRRKARADSLRREESGEYSEDDDMFTIDISSDEGTEMERTSSRDLLRDETAASSTGGSFKQSGIYTRSDGEWSPIQSPGNSRPTSPKSDSELMTKPSDTDNQNPAMHWAWGELPQAATPSFLPVKSEPPPVCPVSIPVTESTHFRVITHETSSHQCSDVSSLRLLMQEETTQQSVVTVGMESESMESQTVVTTETQVTTIGDTAACTMPDMEETMPRLLGKTDSPSKKKDKRSRHLGSDGIYLDDITDLEPEVAALYFPKSDVGAAVRSISDPGFHSTSLSPQSVSSGGDSGVDSYCDNMADLPAITISLCGGLSENREITKEQFHEKMISYQQFAENPSIIDDPNLVVKIGSKYYNWSTAAPLMLAMQAFQKPLPKAAVENIMKEKMPKKGGRWWFSWRGRNNSTKSDSVSGACGSGEQAGQMNSRLKEESSSSDEDHRTAKQNSVTSQSESVLTQGGVSYKKTLRLTSEQLLSLQLQEGPNDVVFSVTTQYQGTCRCQGTIYLWNWDDKIIISDIDGTITRSDTLGHILPTLGKDWTHQGIAHLYHKVSQNGYKFLYCSARAIGMADMTRGYLHWVNERGTMLPIGPVLLSPSSLFSALHREVIEKKPEKFKVECLTDIKNLFYPNTQPFYAAFGNRPTDVYSYKEVGVPLNRIFTVNPKGELVQEHAKTNISSYVRLGEVVDHVFPLKVRASSSDFPCSDTFSHFTYWRHQLPRVDHRGTTPPQSPSPDS, from the exons ACCCGTCAGACCATGAACTACGTGGGCCAGCTGGCAGGCCAGGTGTTTGTCCAGGTGAAAGAGCTGTACAGAGGCCTCAATCCCGCCACCCTTTCAGGCTGCATCGACGTCATTGTAGTGAAACAGCCCGATGGATCCCTGCACTGCTCACCTTTCCATGTTCGCTTTGGAAAGATGGGCGTCCTCCGGTCCCGAGAGAAAGTG GTGGACATGGAGATCAACGGAGAACCTGTGGATCTACACATGAAGCTTGGGGACAATGGAGAAGCCTTCTTTGTGcaagaaacagaaaatgatCAG gaagtggtcCCCTCCTACCTGGCCACTTCTCCCATCTTATCAGATGGGGCCATCCTTATGAGCTCCTCCCTGATTGGAAAGAGCTCTGGGCCACCTATACAGACCCTGGGCTCCACAGGGAGCACTGGAGAGACTGGCAGCGGGATActgaagaagagaagaaagaggaggaggaaggctCGGGCCGACAGCTTgaggagggaggagagcggggagtaCTCGGAGGATGATGACATGTTTACCATAGATATAAGCTCAGATGAGGGGACTGAGATGGAGAG GACTTCATCTCGGGATCTCTTAAGAGATGAAACAGCAGCCAGTTCGACTGGCGGCTCCTTCAAACAGTCTGGCATCTACACTCGCTCAGATGGAGAGTGGAGTCCCATTCAGAG TCCTGGAAACTCTCGTCCCACCTCACCTAAAAGTGACTCTGAACTGATGACTAAACCATCAGACACAGACAATCAGAATCCAGCCATGCACTGGGCATGGGGAGAGCTGCCTCAGGCTGCCACG CCGTCCTTCCTCCCAGTAAAATCCGAACCTCCACCTGTGTGCCCAGTATCCATCCCGGTGACTGAAAGCACACATTTCAGAGTCATAACTCACGAGACGTCCTCACACCAGTGCTCTGATGTATCCTCGCTCAGGTTATTAATGCAGGAAGAGACCACTCAGCAGAGCGTTGTAACAGTTGGCATGGAGTCAGAGTCCATGGAGTCACAGACTGTTGTAACTACAGAGACGCAAGTTACAACGATAGGTGACACAGCGGCTTGTACGATGCCCGACATGGAGGAGACAATGCCTCGTCTGCTGGGCAAGACGGACTCTCCATCTAAGAAAAAAG ACAAGCGAAGCCGCCATCTTGGTTCAGATGGAATTTACCTGGATGACATCACAGACCTGGAGCCAGAAGTGGCAGCCCTTTATTTTCCCAAGAG TGATGTTGGTGCAGCAGTGAGGAGCATCTCAGACCCAGGCTTTCACAGCACCAGTCTGTCCCCGCAGTCCGTCAGCTCAGGAGGAGACAGCGGCGTCGACAGCTACTGTGACAACATGGCTGATCTGCCAGCCATCACAATCTCTTTGTGTGGAGGGCTCAGTGAGAACAGAGAAATCACTAAAG AGCAATTCCATGAGAAGATGATCTCCTACCAGCAATTTGCAGAAAACCCCTCCATCATTGACGACCCAAACTTGGTGGTGAAGATTGGCTCCAA ATACTATAATTGGAGCACTGCGGCTCCACTTATGCTGGCTATGCAAGCCTTCCAGAAACCTCTGCCAAAG GCTGCAGTGGAGAACATCATGAAGGAGAAGATGCCCAAAAAAGGAGGGAGGTGGTGGTTCTCCTGGAGGGGTAGAAACAACAGCACCAAATCG GATTCAGTCTCTGGTGCATGCGGCTCTGGTGAGCAGGCAGGGCAAATGAACAGCAG ACTTAAGGAAGAGTCGTCCTCCAGTGATGAAGACCACAGGACAGCCAAACAGAACTCTgtcaccagccaatcagagtctgTGCTCACACAAGGGGGCGTGTCCTATAAGAAAACACTCCGACTCACATCAGAGCAGCTG ctgTCTCTCCAGCTGCAGGAAGGCCCTAACGATGTTGTGTTTAGTGTGACCACTCAGTACCAGGGAACATGTCGCTGTCAAGGAACAATCTACCTGTGGAACTGGGATGACAAGATAATCATCTCAGACATAGATGGAACCATCACCAG GTCAGACACATTGGGCCACATCCTTCCTACACTGGGGAAAGACTGGACCCACCAAGGCATCGCACACCTCTACCACAAAGTCAGCCA AAACGGCTACAAGTTCCTGTACTGCTCAGCTCGAGCCATCGGCATGGCTGACATGACCCGAGGTTACCTTCACTGGGTCAACGAGAGGGGCACCATGCTCCCCATTGGCCCAGTCCTCCTCAGCCCCAGCAGCCTCTTCTCAGCTCTGCACAG GGAAGTGATCGAGAAGAAACCAGAGAAATTTAAGGTGGAGTGTCTCACTGATATCAAGAATCTCTTCTACCCAAACACTCAGCCATTCTATGCAGCGTTCGGCAACAGACCTACg GATGTTTATTCCTATAAAGAGGTTGGAGTGCCACTAAACAGGATTTTCACTGTGAACCCTAAAGGCGAGTTAGTGCAGGAGCATGCAAAGACAAACATTTCATC ATACGTCCGTCTGGGTGAAGTGGTGGACCACGTGTTCCCTCTGAAGGTGCGAGCCTCCTCCTCTGACTTCCCCTGCTCGGACACTTTCAGCCACTTCACCTACTGGAGGCATCAGCTCCCCCGTGTGGACCACCGTGGGACTACACCTCCACAGAGTCCCAGCCCTGACAGCTGA